One window of Parambassis ranga chromosome 3, fParRan2.1, whole genome shotgun sequence genomic DNA carries:
- the LOC114433552 gene encoding LIM domain only protein 7-like isoform X5, translating into MEWRQQTSVNCADAFSEAQRWIEEVTGKSFSCDDFRAALENGLLLCNLINQLKPGIIKRVNRLSTPIAGLDNVTVFLKACGKLGLNDSQLFHPGDLQDLSTRVTLRRDESNRRLKNVLITIYWLGRKANLDPFYNGPQLNFKAFEGLLGLALSKSLDDGGYREQEECQRMKPSYVRDNSCDVDGMEPLDTWAIRPNSEGCGSDAEAEQVFKMESMQPSAHQNKGHIPTPLLRRKQGQDGNGAGCASPLHRAYKVQVRPERPVQVNPGWIWSKSLSDIPMVYPVRKVPDGKSVDDEKQDVGLAKQWSQESKRKCSTAATESEAQWQADLTKWKNRRRSTKSDLRRMSQDREHVINQMINGAVTNSEKNEPQAGPIKRDQSPWRHNPAPRPYSTSPPSKSSSCDLRPHTRALLARSYAIETPSSPTAPLNPHNSAHTRGSSFGTMPASDANILGEETHVASLASDGAGVTTPSLDNPFSSQTHVKAQGSPANLQSTCKPAQSESVFKNQVSTFVTTLQPNKAAYLNMNQTGVDALDLLHRNSRSQDGNQKSAWEPAAEKDNTQQGEGVHRYMSRAGSWSGSASLPRGYRRSEGSARLSSAITARPFGTKQSRVSSLPRLHNVDDNQGLLLNSEREDSLSSPTKSSLKRQSATVFLAGQHSLSAAQKKANQLMQTGAEQKKASFQTNGHHYQPSIQTQILPQPHTNLQSHHRKSSTLPSNDFTKVDHSDMRVSLTLKPNSIPDFGFHTQWDSTGTRIKFILPGSPAELCRLYVDDEIVTVDGVSVAHMTYSQWKGKMASALQTGNLTMDIRRYGNKDWSTSEGSHHSLPGQSRVTINLTAGAPVLIGCPDHYANSAASTEMAVAQVSKLNGQTDNVTQGKDGVLSVSTRTNTSKDYSNVIRKNHKRRAEFFKGGSESAISDLQVPSLSPSSSSWSWDLEEDRRRQEKWQEEQERLLQEKYQQDQQRMEAEWRAQQEALEVRKSGLNFSEVNTGGENLASCQLQMNSSLKAASEEQQSPDREKPQSNGQGAQVDKITEQDWAKSLSTPVLTGPHKQARGDQRKRKGQSSSKAEQERQQILEEMKKRTQLLTDNSWIRQRSGSFYKEPVYVGVPMKRYESLDNLDTLRQSPVSSSTFSYPRPHSAAAYFAPSRNASSRYSTGAISSQRKTPMEPSHHSRMVSGRRTCCVCERVLGGGAAMVIEALSLCFHLVCFQCVGCHRHLGGTENGVQVRIRNEKPYCEPCYFQLKSTGDLPM; encoded by the exons ATGGAGTGGCGCCAGCAGACCAGTGTCAACTGTGCAGACGCATTCAGCGAAGCTCAACGCTGGATTGAG gAAGTGACAGGAAAGTCATTTAGTTGCGATGACTTTCGTGCTGCCTTGGAAAATGGACTCCTCCTTTGCAA CCTAATCAACCAGTTGAAACCTGGTATCATCAAGAGAGTGAACAGGCTTTCTACTCCAATTGCTGGCCTG GATAATGTGACTGTTTTTCTGAAAGCCTGTGGAAAACTGGGACTAAATGACTCGCAGCTGTTTCACCCAGGCGACCTGCAGGACCTGTCCACTCGTGTGACACTAAG gcGAGATGAGAGCAACAGACGACTCAAAAAT GTTCTGATCACAATCTACTGGTTGGGTCGTAAAGCAAACCTGGATCCATTCTACAATGGTCCTCAGCTCAATTTCAAGGCTTTTGAGGGACTGTTAGGCTTGGCCTTGTCCAAG TCTCTGGATGATGGTGGatacagagagcaggaagaatgTCAGCGCATGAAACCTAGTTATGTAAGAGACAACTCATGTGATGTGGATGGCATGGAACCTCTGGACACATGGGCCATCCGCCCAAACAGTGAAG GTTGTGGAAGTGACGCAGAAGCTGAGCAGGTGTTCAAGATGGAGAGCATGCAGCCCTCAGCCCACCAAAACAAAGGCCATATCCCAACACCGCTTCTCCGACGAAAACAAGGACAGGACGGGAACGGAGCAGGCTGTGCGAGTCCACTGCACAG AGCTTATAAAGTCCAGGTCAGGCCTGAGAGGCCAGTTCAGGTCAACCCTGGCTGGATTTG gAGTAAATCCCTCAGTGACATCCCGATGGTTTACCCTGTGCGTAAAGTTCCTGATGGAAAATCCGTTGATGATGAAAAGCAGGATGTTGGCCTGGCAAAGCAGTGGAGTCAAGAAAGCAAGAGGAAGTGTAGCACTGCTGCCACTGAGAGTGAGGCTCAGTGGCAAGCG gatTTGACAAAGTGGAAGAATCGTCGCAGGAGCACCAAGTCTGACCTCCGCAGGATGTCGCAAGACAGAGAGCATGTCATTAACCAGATGATAAATGGAGCTGTGACAAATTCAGAGAAGAATGAACCACAGGCTGGACCCATCAAGAG AGACCAATCACCATGGAGGCATAACCCAGCCCCTCGTCCTTATTCCACGTCTCCTCCATCTAAATCCTCCAGCTGCGATCTGCGGCCTCATACTCGAGCTCTGCTGGCCCGCAGCTACGCCATTGAAACACCTTCCAGCCCCACAGCTCCACTTAACCCCCATAACTCAGCCCACACTCGG GGATCCTCATTTGGAACTATGCCTGCCTCTGATGCAAACATTTTGGGAGAAGAGACACATGTTGCCTCCCTGGCTTCAGATGGTGCAGGAGTTACCACACCTTCTCTGGACAATCCCTTCAGCTCTCAGACACATGTCAAAGCCCAGGGCAGTCCAGCTAATCTCCAGTCCACATGTAAACCAGCCCAGTCGGAAAGCGTTTTCAAAAACCAAGTCTCCACTTTTGTTACAACGCTGCAGCCAAACAAGGCCGCATATTTAAACA TGAATCAGACAGGAGTTGATGCACTGGACTTGCTGCATCGGAACAGCAGGTCCCAGGACGGGAACCAGAAATCAGCGTGGGAACCAGCCGCAGAGAAAGACAATACCCAGCAGGGGGAAGGTGTCCACAGGTATATGTCCAGAGCTGGGTCATGGTCCGGCTCAGCTAGCCTTCCAAGAGGTTACCGGAGGTCTGAGGGCTCAGCCCGCCTCTCGTCTGCAATCACAGCAAGACCTTTTGGGACCAAGCAGTCCAGAGTGTCCTCTCTACCCAGACTTCACAAT gTAGACGACAATCAGGGCCTGCTgttgaacagtgagagagaggatTCTCTTTCTTCGCCCACCAAATCGTCTCTCAAAAGACAAAGTGCAACGGTCTTCCTGGCTGGTCAGCACTCGCTGTCAGCTGCACAAAAGAAAGCCAACCAGCTGATGCAGACTGGTGCAGAACAGAAAAAGGCCTCCTTTCAAACCAATGGCCATCACTATCAGCCATCCATTCAAACACAGATACTGCCCCAGCCTCACACTAACCTGCAGTCCCACCACAGAAAAAGCTCAACTCTCCCATCCAATGACTTCACAAAG gtGGATCACAGTGACATGAGAGTGAGCCTTACTCTTAAACCCAACAGCATACCTGACTTTGGTTTCCACACTCAGTGGGATTCTACGGGGACGAGAATAAAATTCATTCTACCTG gcAGTCCAGCGGAGCTTTGCCGGCTGTATGTGGATGATGAGATTGTAACTGTTGATGGAGTTTCTGTGGCACACATGACCTACAGCCAATGGAAGGGTAAAATGGCATCTGCCCTGCAAACTGGGAATCTGACCATGGATATCAGACGCTATGGCAACAAGG ATTGGAGCACCAGTGAAGGGAGTCATCACAGTCTGCCAGGCCAGAGCAGGGTGACCATCAATCTGACTGCTGGGGCGCCTGTTCTGATAGGTTGCCCTGATCACTATGCCAACAGTGCTGCCTCTACAGAAATGGCAGTCGCACAAGTTTCCAAACTCAATGGGCAGACAGACAAT GTTACACAAGGTAAAGATGGAGTGCTTTCTGTCAGCACCAGGACAAACACGAGTAAAG ATTATAGTAATGTTATTAGGAAAAATCATAAAAGGAGGGCAGAATTTTTCAAAG GAGGCTCAGAATCTGCGATATCAGAC CTCCAGGTGCCATCTCTCAGCCCCTCCTCATCCAGCTGGTCATGGGACCTTGAGGAGGATCGCAGGCGGCAGGAGAAGTGGCAGGAAGAGCAGGAGCGCCTCCTACag gagaAATACCAGCAGGACCAGCAAAGAATGGAGGCAGAGTGGAGGGCACAGCAGGAGGCTTTAGAAGTCAGGAAGTCAGGG CTGAACTTTTCTGAGGTAAACACTGGTGGTGAGAATCTTGCCAGCTGCCAGCTGCAAATGAATAGTTCGTTGAAGGCAGCCAGTGAAGAGCAGCAGAGCCCTGACAGAGAAAAACCACAGAGTAATGGACAAGGAGCGCAAGTTGATAAGATTACTGAACAAGACTG GGCTAAGTCTTTGTCCACGCCAGTATTAACTGGCCCCCACAAACAGGCAAGAG GCGaccagaggaaaagaaaaggacagTCGTCCTCCAAAGCTGAACAAGAAAGGCAGCAGATTTtggaggagatgaagaaaaGGACTCAGCTTCTGACCGACAACAGCTGGATACGCCAGCGCAGCGGCAGTTTCTACAAGGAGCCCGTCTATGTAGGGGTTCCCATGAAGAG GTATGAGTCTCTGGACAACTTAGACACTTTACGTCAGTCCCCGGTCTCAAGCTCTACATTCAGCTACCCTCGTCCGCATTCAGCTGCTGCCTACTTTGCTCCGAGTAGAAACGCCTCCTCCCGCTACAGCACTGGAGCAATATCCTCCCAGAGAAAAACACCCATGGAGCCCTCTCATCACAGCAG GATGGTCAGTGGAAGGAGAACTTGCTGTGTATGTGAGCGTGTCCTGGGTGGTGGGGCAGCCATGGTCATAGAGGCTCTTAGTCTCTGCTTCCACCTTGTCTGTTTCCAG
- the LOC114433552 gene encoding LIM domain only protein 7-like isoform X4 gives MEWRQQTSVNCADAFSEAQRWIEEVTGKSFSCDDFRAALENGLLLCNLINQLKPGIIKRVNRLSTPIAGLDNVTVFLKACGKLGLNDSQLFHPGDLQDLSTRVTLRRDESNRRLKNVLITIYWLGRKANLDPFYNGPQLNFKAFEGLLGLALSKSLDDGGYREQEECQRMKPSYVRDNSCDVDGMEPLDTWAIRPNSEGCGSDAEAEQVFKMESMQPSAHQNKGHIPTPLLRRKQGQDGNGAGCASPLHRAYKVQVRPERPVQVNPGWIWSKSLSDIPMVYPVRKVPDGKSVDDEKQDVGLAKQWSQESKRKCSTAATESEAQWQADLTKWKNRRRSTKSDLRRMSQDREHVINQMINGAVTNSEKNEPQAGPIKRDQSPWRHNPAPRPYSTSPPSKSSSCDLRPHTRALLARSYAIETPSSPTAPLNPHNSAHTRGSSFGTMPASDANILGEETHVASLASDGAGVTTPSLDNPFSSQTHVKAQGSPANLQSTCKPAQSESVFKNQVSTFVTTLQPNKAAYLNSNQVFPSCLSSQEKPKFSLDPKIFCPVNQTGVDALDLLHRNSRSQDGNQKSAWEPAAEKDNTQQGEGVHRYMSRAGSWSGSASLPRGYRRSEGSARLSSAITARPFGTKQSRVSSLPRLHNVDDNQGLLLNSEREDSLSSPTKSSLKRQSATVFLAGQHSLSAAQKKANQLMQTGAEQKKASFQTNGHHYQPSIQTQILPQPHTNLQSHHRKSSTLPSNDFTKVDHSDMRVSLTLKPNSIPDFGFHTQWDSTGTRIKFILPGSPAELCRLYVDDEIVTVDGVSVAHMTYSQWKGKMASALQTGNLTMDIRRYGNKDWSTSEGSHHSLPGQSRVTINLTAGAPVLIGCPDHYANSAASTEMAVAQVSKLNGQTDNVTQGKDGVLSVSTRTNTSKDYSNVIRKNHKRRAEFFKGGSESAISDLQVPSLSPSSSSWSWDLEEDRRRQEKWQEEQERLLQEKYQQDQQRMEAEWRAQQEALEVRKSGLNFSEVNTGGENLASCQLQMNSSLKAASEEQQSPDREKPQSNGQGAQVDKITEQDWAKSLSTPVLTGPHKQARGDQRKRKGQSSSKAEQERQQILEEMKKRTQLLTDNSWIRQRSGSFYKEPVYVGVPMKRYESLDNLDTLRQSPVSSSTFSYPRPHSAAAYFAPSRNASSRYSTGAISSQRKTPMEPSHHSSAWAAIDTSEEQRTESRFESEMRSPTVSPAISNSSPLETFLCDQQAALHIEE, from the exons ATGGAGTGGCGCCAGCAGACCAGTGTCAACTGTGCAGACGCATTCAGCGAAGCTCAACGCTGGATTGAG gAAGTGACAGGAAAGTCATTTAGTTGCGATGACTTTCGTGCTGCCTTGGAAAATGGACTCCTCCTTTGCAA CCTAATCAACCAGTTGAAACCTGGTATCATCAAGAGAGTGAACAGGCTTTCTACTCCAATTGCTGGCCTG GATAATGTGACTGTTTTTCTGAAAGCCTGTGGAAAACTGGGACTAAATGACTCGCAGCTGTTTCACCCAGGCGACCTGCAGGACCTGTCCACTCGTGTGACACTAAG gcGAGATGAGAGCAACAGACGACTCAAAAAT GTTCTGATCACAATCTACTGGTTGGGTCGTAAAGCAAACCTGGATCCATTCTACAATGGTCCTCAGCTCAATTTCAAGGCTTTTGAGGGACTGTTAGGCTTGGCCTTGTCCAAG TCTCTGGATGATGGTGGatacagagagcaggaagaatgTCAGCGCATGAAACCTAGTTATGTAAGAGACAACTCATGTGATGTGGATGGCATGGAACCTCTGGACACATGGGCCATCCGCCCAAACAGTGAAG GTTGTGGAAGTGACGCAGAAGCTGAGCAGGTGTTCAAGATGGAGAGCATGCAGCCCTCAGCCCACCAAAACAAAGGCCATATCCCAACACCGCTTCTCCGACGAAAACAAGGACAGGACGGGAACGGAGCAGGCTGTGCGAGTCCACTGCACAG AGCTTATAAAGTCCAGGTCAGGCCTGAGAGGCCAGTTCAGGTCAACCCTGGCTGGATTTG gAGTAAATCCCTCAGTGACATCCCGATGGTTTACCCTGTGCGTAAAGTTCCTGATGGAAAATCCGTTGATGATGAAAAGCAGGATGTTGGCCTGGCAAAGCAGTGGAGTCAAGAAAGCAAGAGGAAGTGTAGCACTGCTGCCACTGAGAGTGAGGCTCAGTGGCAAGCG gatTTGACAAAGTGGAAGAATCGTCGCAGGAGCACCAAGTCTGACCTCCGCAGGATGTCGCAAGACAGAGAGCATGTCATTAACCAGATGATAAATGGAGCTGTGACAAATTCAGAGAAGAATGAACCACAGGCTGGACCCATCAAGAG AGACCAATCACCATGGAGGCATAACCCAGCCCCTCGTCCTTATTCCACGTCTCCTCCATCTAAATCCTCCAGCTGCGATCTGCGGCCTCATACTCGAGCTCTGCTGGCCCGCAGCTACGCCATTGAAACACCTTCCAGCCCCACAGCTCCACTTAACCCCCATAACTCAGCCCACACTCGG GGATCCTCATTTGGAACTATGCCTGCCTCTGATGCAAACATTTTGGGAGAAGAGACACATGTTGCCTCCCTGGCTTCAGATGGTGCAGGAGTTACCACACCTTCTCTGGACAATCCCTTCAGCTCTCAGACACATGTCAAAGCCCAGGGCAGTCCAGCTAATCTCCAGTCCACATGTAAACCAGCCCAGTCGGAAAGCGTTTTCAAAAACCAAGTCTCCACTTTTGTTACAACGCTGCAGCCAAACAAGGCCGCATATTTAAACAGTAATCAGGTTTTTCCTTCATGCTTGTCAAGTCAGGAGAAACCTAAATTCTCTCTTGATCCAAAAATCTTTTGTCCAGTGAATCAGACAGGAGTTGATGCACTGGACTTGCTGCATCGGAACAGCAGGTCCCAGGACGGGAACCAGAAATCAGCGTGGGAACCAGCCGCAGAGAAAGACAATACCCAGCAGGGGGAAGGTGTCCACAGGTATATGTCCAGAGCTGGGTCATGGTCCGGCTCAGCTAGCCTTCCAAGAGGTTACCGGAGGTCTGAGGGCTCAGCCCGCCTCTCGTCTGCAATCACAGCAAGACCTTTTGGGACCAAGCAGTCCAGAGTGTCCTCTCTACCCAGACTTCACAAT gTAGACGACAATCAGGGCCTGCTgttgaacagtgagagagaggatTCTCTTTCTTCGCCCACCAAATCGTCTCTCAAAAGACAAAGTGCAACGGTCTTCCTGGCTGGTCAGCACTCGCTGTCAGCTGCACAAAAGAAAGCCAACCAGCTGATGCAGACTGGTGCAGAACAGAAAAAGGCCTCCTTTCAAACCAATGGCCATCACTATCAGCCATCCATTCAAACACAGATACTGCCCCAGCCTCACACTAACCTGCAGTCCCACCACAGAAAAAGCTCAACTCTCCCATCCAATGACTTCACAAAG gtGGATCACAGTGACATGAGAGTGAGCCTTACTCTTAAACCCAACAGCATACCTGACTTTGGTTTCCACACTCAGTGGGATTCTACGGGGACGAGAATAAAATTCATTCTACCTG gcAGTCCAGCGGAGCTTTGCCGGCTGTATGTGGATGATGAGATTGTAACTGTTGATGGAGTTTCTGTGGCACACATGACCTACAGCCAATGGAAGGGTAAAATGGCATCTGCCCTGCAAACTGGGAATCTGACCATGGATATCAGACGCTATGGCAACAAGG ATTGGAGCACCAGTGAAGGGAGTCATCACAGTCTGCCAGGCCAGAGCAGGGTGACCATCAATCTGACTGCTGGGGCGCCTGTTCTGATAGGTTGCCCTGATCACTATGCCAACAGTGCTGCCTCTACAGAAATGGCAGTCGCACAAGTTTCCAAACTCAATGGGCAGACAGACAAT GTTACACAAGGTAAAGATGGAGTGCTTTCTGTCAGCACCAGGACAAACACGAGTAAAG ATTATAGTAATGTTATTAGGAAAAATCATAAAAGGAGGGCAGAATTTTTCAAAG GAGGCTCAGAATCTGCGATATCAGAC CTCCAGGTGCCATCTCTCAGCCCCTCCTCATCCAGCTGGTCATGGGACCTTGAGGAGGATCGCAGGCGGCAGGAGAAGTGGCAGGAAGAGCAGGAGCGCCTCCTACag gagaAATACCAGCAGGACCAGCAAAGAATGGAGGCAGAGTGGAGGGCACAGCAGGAGGCTTTAGAAGTCAGGAAGTCAGGG CTGAACTTTTCTGAGGTAAACACTGGTGGTGAGAATCTTGCCAGCTGCCAGCTGCAAATGAATAGTTCGTTGAAGGCAGCCAGTGAAGAGCAGCAGAGCCCTGACAGAGAAAAACCACAGAGTAATGGACAAGGAGCGCAAGTTGATAAGATTACTGAACAAGACTG GGCTAAGTCTTTGTCCACGCCAGTATTAACTGGCCCCCACAAACAGGCAAGAG GCGaccagaggaaaagaaaaggacagTCGTCCTCCAAAGCTGAACAAGAAAGGCAGCAGATTTtggaggagatgaagaaaaGGACTCAGCTTCTGACCGACAACAGCTGGATACGCCAGCGCAGCGGCAGTTTCTACAAGGAGCCCGTCTATGTAGGGGTTCCCATGAAGAG GTATGAGTCTCTGGACAACTTAGACACTTTACGTCAGTCCCCGGTCTCAAGCTCTACATTCAGCTACCCTCGTCCGCATTCAGCTGCTGCCTACTTTGCTCCGAGTAGAAACGCCTCCTCCCGCTACAGCACTGGAGCAATATCCTCCCAGAGAAAAACACCCATGGAGCCCTCTCATCACAGCAG
- the LOC114433552 gene encoding LIM domain only protein 7-like isoform X1 has protein sequence MEWRQQTSVNCADAFSEAQRWIEEVTGKSFSCDDFRAALENGLLLCNLINQLKPGIIKRVNRLSTPIAGLDNVTVFLKACGKLGLNDSQLFHPGDLQDLSTRVTLRRDESNRRLKNVLITIYWLGRKANLDPFYNGPQLNFKAFEGLLGLALSKSLDDGGYREQEECQRMKPSYVRDNSCDVDGMEPLDTWAIRPNSEGCGSDAEAEQVFKMESMQPSAHQNKGHIPTPLLRRKQGQDGNGAGCASPLHRAYKVQVRPERPVQVNPGWIWSKSLSDIPMVYPVRKVPDGKSVDDEKQDVGLAKQWSQESKRKCSTAATESEAQWQADLTKWKNRRRSTKSDLRRMSQDREHVINQMINGAVTNSEKNEPQAGPIKRDQSPWRHNPAPRPYSTSPPSKSSSCDLRPHTRALLARSYAIETPSSPTAPLNPHNSAHTRGSSFGTMPASDANILGEETHVASLASDGAGVTTPSLDNPFSSQTHVKAQGSPANLQSTCKPAQSESVFKNQVSTFVTTLQPNKAAYLNSNQVFPSCLSSQEKPKFSLDPKIFCPVNQTGVDALDLLHRNSRSQDGNQKSAWEPAAEKDNTQQGEGVHRYMSRAGSWSGSASLPRGYRRSEGSARLSSAITARPFGTKQSRVSSLPRLHNVDDNQGLLLNSEREDSLSSPTKSSLKRQSATVFLAGQHSLSAAQKKANQLMQTGAEQKKASFQTNGHHYQPSIQTQILPQPHTNLQSHHRKSSTLPSNDFTKVDHSDMRVSLTLKPNSIPDFGFHTQWDSTGTRIKFILPGSPAELCRLYVDDEIVTVDGVSVAHMTYSQWKGKMASALQTGNLTMDIRRYGNKDWSTSEGSHHSLPGQSRVTINLTAGAPVLIGCPDHYANSAASTEMAVAQVSKLNGQTDNVTQGKDGVLSVSTRTNTSKDYSNVIRKNHKRRAEFFKGGSESAISDLQVPSLSPSSSSWSWDLEEDRRRQEKWQEEQERLLQEKYQQDQQRMEAEWRAQQEALEVRKSGLNFSEVNTGGENLASCQLQMNSSLKAASEEQQSPDREKPQSNGQGAQVDKITEQDWAKSLSTPVLTGPHKQARGDQRKRKGQSSSKAEQERQQILEEMKKRTQLLTDNSWIRQRSGSFYKEPVYVGVPMKRYESLDNLDTLRQSPVSSSTFSYPRPHSAAAYFAPSRNASSRYSTGAISSQRKTPMEPSHHSRMVSGRRTCCVCERVLGGGAAMVIEALSLCFHLVCFQCVGCHRHLGGTENGVQVRIRNEKPYCEPCYFQLKSTGDLPM, from the exons ATGGAGTGGCGCCAGCAGACCAGTGTCAACTGTGCAGACGCATTCAGCGAAGCTCAACGCTGGATTGAG gAAGTGACAGGAAAGTCATTTAGTTGCGATGACTTTCGTGCTGCCTTGGAAAATGGACTCCTCCTTTGCAA CCTAATCAACCAGTTGAAACCTGGTATCATCAAGAGAGTGAACAGGCTTTCTACTCCAATTGCTGGCCTG GATAATGTGACTGTTTTTCTGAAAGCCTGTGGAAAACTGGGACTAAATGACTCGCAGCTGTTTCACCCAGGCGACCTGCAGGACCTGTCCACTCGTGTGACACTAAG gcGAGATGAGAGCAACAGACGACTCAAAAAT GTTCTGATCACAATCTACTGGTTGGGTCGTAAAGCAAACCTGGATCCATTCTACAATGGTCCTCAGCTCAATTTCAAGGCTTTTGAGGGACTGTTAGGCTTGGCCTTGTCCAAG TCTCTGGATGATGGTGGatacagagagcaggaagaatgTCAGCGCATGAAACCTAGTTATGTAAGAGACAACTCATGTGATGTGGATGGCATGGAACCTCTGGACACATGGGCCATCCGCCCAAACAGTGAAG GTTGTGGAAGTGACGCAGAAGCTGAGCAGGTGTTCAAGATGGAGAGCATGCAGCCCTCAGCCCACCAAAACAAAGGCCATATCCCAACACCGCTTCTCCGACGAAAACAAGGACAGGACGGGAACGGAGCAGGCTGTGCGAGTCCACTGCACAG AGCTTATAAAGTCCAGGTCAGGCCTGAGAGGCCAGTTCAGGTCAACCCTGGCTGGATTTG gAGTAAATCCCTCAGTGACATCCCGATGGTTTACCCTGTGCGTAAAGTTCCTGATGGAAAATCCGTTGATGATGAAAAGCAGGATGTTGGCCTGGCAAAGCAGTGGAGTCAAGAAAGCAAGAGGAAGTGTAGCACTGCTGCCACTGAGAGTGAGGCTCAGTGGCAAGCG gatTTGACAAAGTGGAAGAATCGTCGCAGGAGCACCAAGTCTGACCTCCGCAGGATGTCGCAAGACAGAGAGCATGTCATTAACCAGATGATAAATGGAGCTGTGACAAATTCAGAGAAGAATGAACCACAGGCTGGACCCATCAAGAG AGACCAATCACCATGGAGGCATAACCCAGCCCCTCGTCCTTATTCCACGTCTCCTCCATCTAAATCCTCCAGCTGCGATCTGCGGCCTCATACTCGAGCTCTGCTGGCCCGCAGCTACGCCATTGAAACACCTTCCAGCCCCACAGCTCCACTTAACCCCCATAACTCAGCCCACACTCGG GGATCCTCATTTGGAACTATGCCTGCCTCTGATGCAAACATTTTGGGAGAAGAGACACATGTTGCCTCCCTGGCTTCAGATGGTGCAGGAGTTACCACACCTTCTCTGGACAATCCCTTCAGCTCTCAGACACATGTCAAAGCCCAGGGCAGTCCAGCTAATCTCCAGTCCACATGTAAACCAGCCCAGTCGGAAAGCGTTTTCAAAAACCAAGTCTCCACTTTTGTTACAACGCTGCAGCCAAACAAGGCCGCATATTTAAACAGTAATCAGGTTTTTCCTTCATGCTTGTCAAGTCAGGAGAAACCTAAATTCTCTCTTGATCCAAAAATCTTTTGTCCAGTGAATCAGACAGGAGTTGATGCACTGGACTTGCTGCATCGGAACAGCAGGTCCCAGGACGGGAACCAGAAATCAGCGTGGGAACCAGCCGCAGAGAAAGACAATACCCAGCAGGGGGAAGGTGTCCACAGGTATATGTCCAGAGCTGGGTCATGGTCCGGCTCAGCTAGCCTTCCAAGAGGTTACCGGAGGTCTGAGGGCTCAGCCCGCCTCTCGTCTGCAATCACAGCAAGACCTTTTGGGACCAAGCAGTCCAGAGTGTCCTCTCTACCCAGACTTCACAAT gTAGACGACAATCAGGGCCTGCTgttgaacagtgagagagaggatTCTCTTTCTTCGCCCACCAAATCGTCTCTCAAAAGACAAAGTGCAACGGTCTTCCTGGCTGGTCAGCACTCGCTGTCAGCTGCACAAAAGAAAGCCAACCAGCTGATGCAGACTGGTGCAGAACAGAAAAAGGCCTCCTTTCAAACCAATGGCCATCACTATCAGCCATCCATTCAAACACAGATACTGCCCCAGCCTCACACTAACCTGCAGTCCCACCACAGAAAAAGCTCAACTCTCCCATCCAATGACTTCACAAAG gtGGATCACAGTGACATGAGAGTGAGCCTTACTCTTAAACCCAACAGCATACCTGACTTTGGTTTCCACACTCAGTGGGATTCTACGGGGACGAGAATAAAATTCATTCTACCTG gcAGTCCAGCGGAGCTTTGCCGGCTGTATGTGGATGATGAGATTGTAACTGTTGATGGAGTTTCTGTGGCACACATGACCTACAGCCAATGGAAGGGTAAAATGGCATCTGCCCTGCAAACTGGGAATCTGACCATGGATATCAGACGCTATGGCAACAAGG ATTGGAGCACCAGTGAAGGGAGTCATCACAGTCTGCCAGGCCAGAGCAGGGTGACCATCAATCTGACTGCTGGGGCGCCTGTTCTGATAGGTTGCCCTGATCACTATGCCAACAGTGCTGCCTCTACAGAAATGGCAGTCGCACAAGTTTCCAAACTCAATGGGCAGACAGACAAT GTTACACAAGGTAAAGATGGAGTGCTTTCTGTCAGCACCAGGACAAACACGAGTAAAG ATTATAGTAATGTTATTAGGAAAAATCATAAAAGGAGGGCAGAATTTTTCAAAG GAGGCTCAGAATCTGCGATATCAGAC CTCCAGGTGCCATCTCTCAGCCCCTCCTCATCCAGCTGGTCATGGGACCTTGAGGAGGATCGCAGGCGGCAGGAGAAGTGGCAGGAAGAGCAGGAGCGCCTCCTACag gagaAATACCAGCAGGACCAGCAAAGAATGGAGGCAGAGTGGAGGGCACAGCAGGAGGCTTTAGAAGTCAGGAAGTCAGGG CTGAACTTTTCTGAGGTAAACACTGGTGGTGAGAATCTTGCCAGCTGCCAGCTGCAAATGAATAGTTCGTTGAAGGCAGCCAGTGAAGAGCAGCAGAGCCCTGACAGAGAAAAACCACAGAGTAATGGACAAGGAGCGCAAGTTGATAAGATTACTGAACAAGACTG GGCTAAGTCTTTGTCCACGCCAGTATTAACTGGCCCCCACAAACAGGCAAGAG GCGaccagaggaaaagaaaaggacagTCGTCCTCCAAAGCTGAACAAGAAAGGCAGCAGATTTtggaggagatgaagaaaaGGACTCAGCTTCTGACCGACAACAGCTGGATACGCCAGCGCAGCGGCAGTTTCTACAAGGAGCCCGTCTATGTAGGGGTTCCCATGAAGAG GTATGAGTCTCTGGACAACTTAGACACTTTACGTCAGTCCCCGGTCTCAAGCTCTACATTCAGCTACCCTCGTCCGCATTCAGCTGCTGCCTACTTTGCTCCGAGTAGAAACGCCTCCTCCCGCTACAGCACTGGAGCAATATCCTCCCAGAGAAAAACACCCATGGAGCCCTCTCATCACAGCAG GATGGTCAGTGGAAGGAGAACTTGCTGTGTATGTGAGCGTGTCCTGGGTGGTGGGGCAGCCATGGTCATAGAGGCTCTTAGTCTCTGCTTCCACCTTGTCTGTTTCCAG